A genomic window from Hyla sarda isolate aHylSar1 chromosome 8, aHylSar1.hap1, whole genome shotgun sequence includes:
- the LOC130284601 gene encoding protein spinster homolog 1-like: protein MASPQDPLLKEEEEAMEDHSDMDVEKGDIPERQNLPSLSVMSTARSIITVVILAFVNLLIYANRSSVAGVLPYIQKAYDTNASLSGLLNTLFIGSYVLVAPIAGYLGDHCNKKYTVCAGVIVWLSMTLTLSFIPDGYFLLFLLTSGLVGAGEATFCTIAPSIIADLFTSDQRTRMLNVFYSVIPVGCGLGYIIGPKVTDAARGDWHWTFRVTPGLGLIAVPLMILVTKELPRTTTNGKKNNKSQKFAKWVTDLKKLFKNRSFMLTTMGSTAVSFIVGAIGVWGPSYLTHARTLLQEKDPCRAEPCDYHDILIFGVVTVVSGILGVVAGTEISKRYRKSNPRADPLVCGCAMMLSAPFLLLALTFGNISLVATNIFIFIGETLLSVNFTLISDIILKVVTPWRRSSALAVQMTIYHLLGDAGSPYLIGLISDTYERGYAKSPLLKYRSLEYALMTCTIMAVIGGAFFMATALYIERDEKEAEMESEPPSSSSSSLLPADEDRASD from the coding sequence atggcctctccacaagacccattgctgaaggaggaggaagaagcaatggaggaccatagtgatatggatgtagaaaagggtgatatccctgagaggcagaacctgccatctctaagcgtgatgtccaccgcacgttccatcatcaccgtagtgatcctcgcctttgttaatttgctcatctatgcaaatcgctccagcgtggcgggggtgctgccttatatacagaaagcatatgacaccaatgctagtctgtccggcttattgaatacattgttcattggaagctacgtgctggtcgcaccaattgccggatatttgggcgaccactgtaataagaaatatactgtttgcgcaggagtcatcgtttggctgagcatgacacttaccctgtcattcatccctgacgggtacttcctgctcttcctgctgacgagtggactggttggagccggagaggcgactttctgcaccattgccccctccatcattgcagacctttttacaagtgaccagcggacccgcatgctgaacgtgttttactccgtcatacctgtaggctgcggactaggatacatcatcgggcccaaagtgactgatgcagcaaggggcgattggcactggacatttcgggtcacccctggactgggcctcatagctgtgcctttgatgattttggtcacaaaggagcttccaagaacgactacaaacgggaagaagaacaacaaatcccagaagtttgccaaatgggtgacagatctgaaaaaactatttaaaaatcgaagcttcatgttaaccaccatgggatcgacggctgtatccttcatagtgggagccataggtgtatggggtccgtcatacctgacccacgcacgaacactcctacaagagaaggacccttgccgcgCTGAACcatgtgactatcacgacatcctaatatttggtgtggttacagtcgtttccggcattctgggagttgtagcagggacggagataagtaaaagatatcgcaaatccaacccacgggcggacccgcttgtgtgtggatgcgcgatgatgctctccgccccttttcttctgttggcattgacttttggcaacatcagcctcgttgccaccaacatcttcatcttcatcggagagacgcttctgtcagtaaatttcaccctcatatctgacattatactaaaagtagtaactccgtggaggagatcttcagccctggccgtgcagatgacaatctatcacctcctaggtgacgccggcagcccgtacctcatcggcctgatatctgacacctacgaacgaggatatgccaaatcccctcttctgaaataccgcagcctggagtatgccctcatgacctgcaccataatggcagtcatcggaggggccttcttcatggccacggccctatatatagagagggatgaaaaagaagcagagatggaatcagaacctccgtcatcctcctcctcctcactgcttcctgccgatgaggaccgcgcttcagactga